A stretch of Henckelia pumila isolate YLH828 chromosome 4, ASM3356847v2, whole genome shotgun sequence DNA encodes these proteins:
- the LOC140865051 gene encoding flavonoid 3'-monooxygenase CYP75B137-like encodes MDQEPVFSSSMDQWPLIAFTIIVIAGTWWLLLSLFKKSNTEAPPLPPGPRGLPIVGNLLSLDPELHTYFTDLARTYGPIYSLKLGNRRGIVISSPALAREVLRNQDTVFANRDVPAAGKEATYGGKDIVWNPYGPEWRMLRKVCVVEMLGKHMLDSVYSLRKKEVRRMIKYVYDAAAAVNVGEQMFLSMLNVITSMMWGGTMEGEQRAVLGAEFRQAVAEMTALLGMPNVSDFYPALARFDLQGVQKKMKVLVKRFDDIFAKIIGDRLGKETTEESKDFLQVLLKLRDTNVDFTMTHLKALLMDMVVGGTDTTSNTVEFALAEMMANPQILRKAQQELETTVGKHNMVEESHIHHLPYLYAVMKETLRLHPALPLLVPHSPSSTATVSGYTIPKGSRVFVNVWAIHRDPDIWESPSEFRPERFLEGKWDYSGNDFNYFPFGSGRRICAGTAMAERVFMFSLASLVHSFDWSWGGDGDSGKVDLEEKFGIVLKKRAPLVAVATPRLADANLYAGDLI; translated from the exons ATGGATCAAGAACCTGTCTTCTCCTCCTCTATGGATCAATGGCCGCTGATCGCCTTTACAATAATCGTCATTGCCGGAACATGGTGGCTTCTTCTGTCACTCTTCAAGAAATCGAACACCGAAGCTCCGCCGCTTCCGCCGGGGCCGAGGGGGCTTCCGATCGTCGGGAACCTCCTGTCACTCGACCCGGAGCTGCACACATACTTCACAGACCTGGCTCGAACCTACGGCCCCATATATTCCTTGAAGCTTGGCAACAGAAGGGGTATCGTGATCAGCTCCCCCGCCTTGGCTAGAGAGGTTCTGAGAAACCAGGACACCGTTTTCGCCAACCGGGACGTTCCGGCGGCGGGGAAGGAGGCTACGTACGGCGGCAAAGATATTGTATGGAACCCGTACGGCCCGGAATGGAGGATGCTGAGGAAAGTGTGCGTCGTGGAAATGCTCGGGAAGCACATGTTGGATTCCGTGTATTCTTTGAGGAAGAAGGAGGTCCGGCGGATGATCAAGTACGTGTACGACGCGGCGGCGGCGGTGAATGTAGGGGAGCAGATGTTTCTGAGTATGCTGAATGTGATCACGAGTATGATGTGGGGCGGGACGATGGAGGGAGAGCAGAGGGCGGTGCTGGGGGCGGAGTTCCGCCAGGCCGTGGCGGAGATGACGGCGCTGCTGGGGATGCCGAATGTGTCGGACTTTTATCCGGCATTGGCGAGGTTCGACTTGCAGGGAGTACAGAAGAAGATGAAAGTATTGGTAAAGAGATTTGACGATATTTTTGCCAAGATAATCGGTGATAGATTGGGGAAGGAGACTACCGAAGAATCCAAGGATTTCTTGCAg GTTTTGTTGAAGCTGAGAGATACGAACGTGGATTTCACCATGACTCATCTCAAAGCTTTACTCATG GACATGGTGGTCGGCGGCACCGACACAACATCGAACACGGTGGAGTTTGCCCTGGCGGAGATGATGGCCAATCCCCAAATCCTCCGCAAAGCCCAGCAAGAACTCGAAACCACCGTCGGCAAACACAACATGGTGGAAGAATCCCACATCCACCACCTCCCTTACCTCTACGCCGTCATGAAAGAAACCCTCCGCCTCCACCCAGCCCTCCCCCTTCTAGTCCCCCACAGCCCCAGCTCAACCGCCACCGTCTCCGGCTACACCATCCCAAAAGGCTCTCGAGTTTTCGTAAATGTCTGGGCCATACACCGCGATCCGGATATATGGGAGAGCCCATCTGAGTTTCGGCCGGAGAGGTTTCTGGAAGGGAAGTGGGATTACAGTGGGAATGATTTTAATTACTTCCCGTTCGGGTCCGGGCGGAGGATCTGCGCTGGTACGGCCATGGCGGAGAGGGTGTTCATGTTCTCCTTGGCTTCGTTGGTTCATTCGTTCGATTGGAGTTGGGGCGGAGATGGAGATAGTGGGAAGGTGGATTTGGAGGAGAAATTTGGGATTGTGTTGAAGAAGAGGGCGCCTTTGGTTGCGGTGGCGACGCCGAGATTAGCTGATGCGAATTTGTACGCCGGAGATTTGATTTAG